From one Longimicrobiales bacterium genomic stretch:
- a CDS encoding DoxX family protein: MSTRVAGAGSGGVAAEGASSASLLHTLARTRNDGVALVLRATLALVIFPHGAQKLLGWFDGPGFSGAMAHLTTDYGLPGLIALPVILIEFFAPLALALGLLTRLAALAVAAVMIGAALTTHLPNGFFMNWFGNQAGEGFEYHLLAVGLAVGVIARGGGALSLDRRIICDADAGRKS; encoded by the coding sequence ATGAGCACGAGGGTCGCGGGGGCTGGATCGGGAGGGGTGGCAGCGGAGGGCGCGAGCTCCGCGAGTCTGTTGCACACGCTCGCGCGAACGCGCAACGACGGTGTTGCACTCGTTCTCCGCGCGACCCTCGCGCTCGTGATCTTTCCGCACGGCGCACAGAAGCTGCTCGGCTGGTTCGATGGTCCGGGCTTCAGTGGAGCGATGGCTCATCTCACGACCGACTACGGGCTTCCGGGGCTCATTGCGTTGCCTGTCATCCTGATCGAGTTCTTTGCGCCGCTGGCGCTGGCGCTTGGACTGCTGACTCGCCTTGCCGCGCTGGCCGTTGCGGCCGTGATGATCGGCGCCGCCCTGACGACGCATCTGCCGAACGGCTTCTTCATGAACTGGTTCGGCAACCAGGCAGGCGAGGGATTCGAGTATCACCTGCTGGCGGTGGGACTGGCAGTCGGAGTGATTGCGCGTGGCGGCGGAGCCCTGTCCCTGGACCGGCGCATCATCTGCGACGCGGATGCCGGGAGGAAATCATGA
- a CDS encoding zinc-dependent metalloprotease, translated as MPGRPGLSAVVLAVLVTSGCASAGATPSAPQQRAARDTTGMRAYSRVITPAMTTDSGLFVVHQDDGKVFYEIPTDRLGEELLLVTRIARTASDIGYGGQEANTQVVRWTREGGRVLLRTVQYDVVADTTLPIYEAVRAAHFEPIIAAFDIEAMTPDSSAVVIEVTDLFTKDVRVLGLGARQREMYEVRRLDEARSFVASVKSYPENIEVRHVLTYEAAEPPANSSTGTISLEMNQSMVQLPARPMQPRLNDARVGYFNVDQLDYGSDEHFADEVSYITRWRLEPKDTAAFRRGELVEPVKQIVYYVDPATPVKWRQCLIDGVNDWNVAFEAAGFRNAIEGRPAPSPEQDPEFSPEDARYSVIRYYPSDIMNASGPHVHDPRTGEILESDINWYHNVMNLVRNWYFVQTSAANPDARTARMSDETMCQLIRFVSAHEVGHTLGLQHNMKSSAAYPVDSLRSGPFTQEYGTAPSIMDYARFNYVAQPGDAGINFMPAIGPYDKWAIEWGYRPILEADSPAEEEAILDEWIREHDEPLYHFAGSTGADPTAQSEALGDDAMRASRYGIENLKRTMNNLVAWTTRPGEDYAQLDELYGQVLGQWNRYLGHVATVIGGVERTFREADQPGVPYEVVPQDEQERAVEYFIDEAFTTPTWMLNRDVLSRIGAPSAVDRMQSAQARALELVFNPARLQRMIEQEAVLGDRAYSMGELFRDVRAGVWSELAAGREIDVYRRNLQRAYIAQMAELMTPPEPAQNGGGGFGFGGPPVDPTQSDIAAFARGELVEIAAAAQRAIGRTSDRATRLHLQDVRARISAILDPARQAVR; from the coding sequence ATGCCCGGTCGCCCCGGCCTTTCCGCTGTCGTTCTTGCCGTTCTGGTCACATCCGGCTGCGCCAGCGCCGGCGCCACGCCGAGTGCGCCCCAGCAGCGCGCCGCCCGCGATACTACGGGCATGCGTGCGTACAGCCGGGTGATCACACCCGCCATGACCACGGACAGCGGTCTGTTCGTGGTGCACCAGGACGACGGCAAGGTGTTCTACGAGATCCCGACGGACCGCCTTGGCGAGGAGCTGCTGCTGGTTACACGCATTGCGCGGACGGCAAGCGACATCGGCTATGGCGGCCAGGAGGCGAACACGCAGGTCGTACGCTGGACGCGCGAGGGCGGCCGCGTACTGCTGCGCACGGTGCAGTACGACGTCGTCGCGGACACGACGCTGCCGATCTACGAGGCGGTGCGTGCGGCGCACTTCGAGCCGATCATTGCGGCATTCGACATCGAGGCAATGACGCCGGACAGCAGCGCCGTCGTGATCGAGGTGACGGACCTGTTCACCAAGGACGTGCGTGTGCTCGGCCTGGGTGCGCGCCAGCGCGAGATGTACGAGGTGCGGCGGCTGGACGAGGCCCGCTCCTTCGTGGCGTCGGTGAAGAGCTATCCGGAGAACATCGAGGTCCGGCACGTGCTCACCTACGAGGCGGCGGAGCCGCCGGCGAACTCGAGCACCGGCACGATCTCGCTGGAGATGAACCAGTCGATGGTGCAGCTCCCTGCCCGGCCGATGCAGCCGCGGCTGAATGACGCGCGCGTCGGCTATTTCAACGTCGACCAGCTCGATTACGGCAGTGACGAGCACTTCGCGGATGAAGTCAGCTACATCACCCGCTGGCGGCTGGAGCCGAAGGACACTGCGGCGTTCCGTCGTGGTGAGCTGGTAGAGCCGGTGAAGCAGATCGTCTACTATGTCGATCCGGCCACCCCGGTGAAGTGGCGGCAGTGCCTGATCGACGGCGTGAACGACTGGAACGTGGCGTTCGAGGCAGCCGGTTTCCGCAACGCGATCGAGGGCCGTCCCGCGCCGTCACCCGAGCAGGACCCCGAGTTCAGCCCGGAAGACGCACGCTATTCGGTGATCCGCTACTACCCGTCGGACATCATGAACGCGTCCGGCCCGCACGTGCACGACCCGCGCACGGGCGAGATCCTGGAGAGCGACATCAACTGGTATCACAACGTCATGAACCTCGTGCGCAACTGGTACTTCGTGCAGACGTCCGCGGCGAACCCTGACGCACGCACGGCACGCATGAGCGACGAGACGATGTGCCAGCTCATCCGGTTCGTGTCGGCACACGAGGTCGGCCACACGCTGGGGCTGCAGCACAACATGAAATCGAGCGCGGCGTATCCCGTGGACTCGCTGCGCAGCGGCCCCTTTACGCAGGAGTACGGCACCGCGCCCTCGATCATGGACTACGCGCGTTTCAACTACGTCGCGCAGCCGGGTGACGCCGGCATCAACTTCATGCCTGCGATCGGCCCGTACGACAAGTGGGCCATCGAGTGGGGCTACCGTCCGATCCTGGAAGCCGACTCGCCCGCGGAAGAGGAAGCGATTCTCGACGAGTGGATCCGCGAGCACGACGAACCGCTCTACCACTTCGCCGGCTCGACGGGCGCCGACCCGACGGCGCAGAGTGAGGCACTCGGCGACGACGCGATGCGCGCGAGCCGGTACGGCATCGAGAACCTGAAGCGGACGATGAACAACCTGGTCGCGTGGACCACCCGACCGGGCGAGGACTACGCGCAGCTCGACGAGCTGTACGGCCAGGTGCTCGGCCAGTGGAATCGCTACCTGGGTCACGTGGCGACCGTGATCGGCGGCGTCGAGCGCACGTTCCGCGAGGCGGACCAGCCGGGCGTCCCGTACGAGGTCGTGCCGCAGGACGAGCAGGAGCGCGCGGTGGAGTACTTCATCGACGAGGCGTTCACCACCCCGACATGGATGCTGAACAGGGATGTGCTGAGCCGCATCGGTGCCCCCTCGGCGGTCGACCGCATGCAGTCAGCGCAGGCACGTGCCCTCGAGCTGGTGTTCAACCCCGCACGGCTCCAGCGGATGATCGAGCAGGAGGCCGTCCTCGGCGACCGCGCATACTCCATGGGCGAGCTGTTCCGGGACGTACGGGCGGGCGTGTGGTCGGAGCTGGCTGCCGGGCGCGAGATCGACGTCTATCGTCGCAACCTGCAGCGCGCATACATCGCGCAGATGGCGGAGCTGATGACGCCGCCCGAGCCGGCGCAGAATGGTGGCGGGGGCTTCGGTTTTGGCGGGCCACCGGTCGATCCGACGCAAAGCGACATTGCCGCGTTCGCACGCGGTGAGCTGGTCGAGATCGCGGCGGCAGCGCAGCGGGCGATCGGCCGCACCAGTGACCGGGCGACGCGCCTGCACCTGCAGGACGTGCGCGCACGGATTTCTGCGATCCTGGACCCGGCTCGCCAGGCGGTGCGCTAG
- a CDS encoding sigma-70 family RNA polymerase sigma factor, which yields MSDAAFDHLFRHSTAQVVAALARELGAHRIDLAEEATQDAALRALDVWRFQGVPSNPRGWLYRVARNRALDVLRREANYEGKLAEHACRDGVPPARRAAGQAGTAESHMRRWTSPPAAGDVPFDDAELALVFLCCHPRLSPDARVALTLRLAGAFSVDEIAAAFLAEPATISQRIVRAKRTLAGVDDVVELTDPADVADRLDSVLDALYLLFNEGYDAHAGAQLVRAELCNEAIRLMRLIANDPRTELPHAHALLALMLFQASRLPARVDHAGELVLLPDQDRDLWDRGLIAEAFHHFDRSTTGERLTSWHVQAAIAAAYASAPAWDAIDWALVLMLHDQLYEIEPTPVVALNRAIARAHVDGPRAGLDAALPLLEHPAMRRYFLLPATLAAFAQQLGDFAAAAGWYRMALRLPCNDVERRFLERRLAVAGAGQPASSAAEPADR from the coding sequence GTGAGCGACGCGGCCTTCGACCACCTGTTCCGACATTCCACGGCGCAGGTGGTCGCGGCTCTCGCGCGCGAGCTGGGCGCGCACCGCATCGACCTCGCGGAGGAGGCGACGCAGGACGCAGCGCTCAGGGCACTGGATGTCTGGCGTTTCCAGGGCGTGCCCTCGAACCCGCGCGGCTGGCTGTATCGCGTTGCCCGCAACCGTGCACTGGACGTGCTGCGGCGCGAGGCGAACTACGAGGGCAAGCTCGCCGAGCACGCATGCAGGGACGGCGTGCCGCCGGCCCGACGAGCAGCAGGCCAGGCGGGAACCGCGGAGTCGCACATGCGACGCTGGACATCACCGCCCGCTGCCGGCGATGTCCCGTTCGATGACGCCGAGCTGGCGCTGGTCTTCCTCTGCTGTCACCCACGGCTTTCGCCCGATGCGCGCGTGGCGCTGACGCTCCGGCTCGCCGGCGCGTTCAGCGTCGACGAGATCGCCGCCGCGTTCCTGGCCGAGCCCGCCACGATCTCGCAGCGGATCGTGCGCGCGAAGCGCACGCTGGCCGGTGTCGACGACGTCGTCGAGCTGACGGATCCTGCAGATGTCGCCGATCGGCTGGACAGCGTGCTGGATGCGCTCTACCTGCTCTTCAACGAGGGATACGACGCGCACGCCGGTGCGCAGCTGGTGCGCGCGGAGCTGTGCAACGAAGCGATCCGGCTGATGCGGCTGATCGCCAACGACCCGCGCACCGAACTGCCGCATGCGCATGCGCTGCTTGCACTGATGCTGTTCCAGGCCAGTCGCCTGCCGGCGCGGGTCGACCATGCCGGCGAGCTGGTCCTGCTGCCGGACCAGGACCGGGACCTCTGGGATCGTGGGCTGATTGCCGAGGCCTTCCACCACTTCGACCGCTCCACGACGGGCGAGCGGCTGACGTCGTGGCACGTGCAGGCTGCGATCGCCGCTGCATACGCGAGCGCACCCGCGTGGGACGCGATCGACTGGGCTCTCGTGCTCATGCTGCACGATCAGCTGTACGAGATCGAGCCGACCCCGGTCGTCGCACTGAACCGGGCGATCGCCCGCGCCCATGTGGATGGCCCACGTGCCGGGCTGGATGCTGCGCTGCCACTGCTCGAGCATCCTGCGATGCGCCGCTACTTCCTGCTGCCCGCAACGCTCGCGGCATTCGCCCAGCAGCTCGGAGATTTCGCCGCTGCCGCCGGCTGGTATCGCATGGCGCTGCGGCTGCCATGCAACGACGTGGAGCGCAGGTTCCTGGAGCGGCGCCTCGCGGTGGCCGGCGCGGGCCAACCGGCCAGCAGCGCTGCAGAGCCTGCTGACCGGTGA
- a CDS encoding YciI family protein — MAKYLLIARDGSEWETFAAQASPADMEACIGRYIAWSERLRSAGKLIASEKLKDGEGRVVRAERGETRVTDGPHVASKEVIGGFWLLSADSYDEGLELIRDHPHLEWGTLELREIEEL, encoded by the coding sequence ATGGCGAAGTACCTGTTGATCGCGCGTGACGGCAGCGAGTGGGAAACGTTCGCCGCACAGGCGTCGCCTGCCGACATGGAGGCGTGCATCGGTCGCTACATCGCGTGGAGCGAGCGACTGCGCAGCGCCGGCAAGCTGATCGCGAGCGAGAAGCTGAAGGACGGCGAGGGTCGCGTGGTGCGCGCGGAGCGGGGCGAGACGCGGGTGACGGACGGGCCTCACGTCGCTAGCAAGGAGGTGATCGGCGGCTTCTGGCTGTTGAGCGCCGACAGCTATGACGAGGGGTTGGAGCTCATCCGCGACCATCCTCACCTGGAGTGGGGCACGCTCGAGCTGCGCGAGATCGAGGAGCTGTGA
- a CDS encoding (deoxy)nucleoside triphosphate pyrophosphohydrolase, translating into MSAALSREDDVLIPVLAAVTERAGRFLVCRRPLHKRHGGLWEFPGGKLEPGESLRAAAERELDEELGVRVTRIGGVVFERHDAGSPFLIRFVRVEFTGEPQPLEHDDLRWVEPAAMLDLPLAPSDRAFAEWLIAQPS; encoded by the coding sequence GTGTCAGCAGCGCTATCCCGGGAAGACGACGTCCTGATCCCCGTCCTGGCCGCAGTGACCGAGCGCGCAGGGCGTTTCCTGGTCTGTCGGCGACCGCTTCACAAGCGGCATGGCGGGCTCTGGGAGTTCCCGGGGGGCAAGCTCGAGCCCGGCGAATCACTGCGCGCCGCAGCCGAACGAGAGCTGGACGAGGAGCTCGGCGTGCGCGTGACCCGGATCGGAGGCGTAGTCTTCGAGCGACACGATGCGGGCTCGCCCTTTCTGATCCGTTTCGTGCGCGTCGAGTTCACCGGGGAACCACAGCCGCTCGAGCACGACGACCTCCGCTGGGTCGAGCCTGCGGCCATGCTCGACCTGCCGCTCGCGCCCAGCGATCGGGCGTTCGCGGAATGGCTGATCGCACAGCCGAGCTAG
- a CDS encoding WYL domain-containing protein yields the protein MPDSPTKLQRWLDLIAYLVGRRLPVSADELMRAVPAYAQKWESGTETDRETARRTFERDKDELRRLGIPLRTMKYALGSAGEDQEGYVIERRDFYLPYLELVEQVSGRRPYAERHRPGTVEVARDDAPLALEALRRVADIPGFPLLREARSAFRKLAYDIDPTAFVGESSTVLVAERPGTAELSTNLRVLSDALLARKSVSFRYHGIYRGHETERTVDGYGVLLQHGHWYLVGRDHDRDDIRVFRVGRMDDVVMNTRSPNRQDYTIPDDFRLAAWVGRQPWELGGPDEQPVQARVLFPFPLSLWAERNEHGTLLERNDDGSAIRVFNVHQVGPFLRWLLSLQGEARLLEPVELIEELRSLAAGIAASHESEPADEGCGRHDRSPPDPRHEGNR from the coding sequence ATGCCGGACTCACCCACCAAGCTGCAGCGCTGGCTCGATCTCATTGCCTACCTGGTCGGGCGCCGCCTGCCCGTGTCGGCCGACGAGTTGATGCGCGCCGTGCCGGCCTATGCGCAGAAATGGGAGTCCGGCACGGAGACGGATCGCGAGACGGCGCGGCGCACGTTCGAGCGTGACAAGGACGAGCTGCGCAGGCTGGGCATACCGCTCCGCACGATGAAGTATGCGCTCGGTTCTGCGGGCGAGGACCAGGAAGGCTATGTCATCGAGCGGCGCGACTTCTACCTCCCGTATCTCGAGCTCGTCGAGCAGGTGTCGGGGCGACGTCCGTACGCCGAGCGTCACCGGCCGGGCACGGTAGAAGTTGCTCGTGACGACGCGCCGCTCGCGCTGGAGGCGCTGCGCCGTGTGGCGGACATCCCGGGCTTTCCGCTGCTGCGCGAGGCCCGCAGCGCGTTCCGCAAGCTTGCCTACGACATCGACCCGACTGCCTTCGTAGGCGAATCCTCGACCGTGCTCGTCGCAGAGAGGCCCGGCACGGCGGAGTTGAGCACGAACCTGCGCGTACTCTCCGATGCACTGCTTGCACGCAAGTCGGTCAGCTTCCGCTACCACGGTATCTACCGCGGCCACGAGACCGAACGTACCGTAGACGGTTACGGCGTGCTGCTGCAGCACGGCCACTGGTATCTCGTCGGGCGCGACCATGACCGGGACGACATCCGCGTGTTTCGCGTCGGCCGGATGGACGACGTCGTGATGAACACGCGCTCGCCCAACCGGCAGGACTACACGATCCCGGATGATTTCCGGCTTGCTGCCTGGGTCGGCCGGCAGCCGTGGGAGCTCGGCGGCCCCGACGAGCAGCCGGTGCAGGCACGCGTGCTGTTTCCCTTTCCACTGAGCCTCTGGGCGGAGCGCAACGAGCACGGCACGCTGCTCGAGCGCAACGATGACGGCAGCGCGATCCGTGTCTTCAACGTGCACCAGGTGGGTCCGTTTCTGCGCTGGCTGCTCAGCCTGCAGGGGGAAGCGCGGCTGCTGGAGCCGGTGGAGCTGATCGAGGAGCTGCGCTCGCTCGCCGCCGGGATCGCGGCCTCGCACGAGAGCGAGCCCGCTGACGAGGGCTGCGGCCGGCACGATCGTTCGCCGCCTGACCCGCGGCATGAGGGAAACCGGTGA
- a CDS encoding sensor histidine kinase: protein MRLADFIRANREPILADWEEFARLCSPASITMNNRALRDHAAAMLNAFAEDLETYQSPEAQIAKSRGQASETAMEPSAATLHGAGRANSGFDIEQMVAEYRALRASVLRLWTNAKGGLDGNDLEDLIRFNEAIDQALAESVAAFDQSVEQSKELFIGMLGHDLRTPLGAILTSALFMLESGSLQPTQRDLTARIVEAARRTTRMVGDLLDFTRSRLGDGIPVAREEVDLEDLVLKVVDEVVSSGPDSQIRVRCTGDLQGEWDAARLRQALTNIVVNAVQHGEAGQPIAVEARGEAEIVSVAVHNKGAVIPGDQLDGIFNPLKDRRFPGRRSAPRGPTDSLGLGLYIAERIVSAHGGYIEVESGPDTGTTFTVNVPRAEQSAMRA, encoded by the coding sequence ATGCGACTGGCTGATTTCATCCGAGCGAACCGCGAGCCGATCCTGGCCGACTGGGAGGAGTTCGCCCGCCTGTGCAGCCCCGCCAGCATCACGATGAACAACCGTGCGCTGCGGGACCATGCGGCCGCGATGTTGAACGCGTTCGCCGAGGACCTGGAGACGTATCAGAGCCCGGAGGCGCAGATCGCCAAGTCCCGCGGCCAGGCGTCCGAAACCGCCATGGAACCGAGCGCCGCAACCCTGCACGGAGCGGGTCGAGCCAACAGTGGGTTCGACATCGAGCAGATGGTGGCCGAGTATCGTGCCCTGCGGGCGAGCGTGCTGCGGCTGTGGACAAATGCCAAGGGCGGACTCGACGGGAATGACCTCGAGGACCTGATCCGTTTCAACGAGGCGATCGACCAGGCGCTGGCGGAATCGGTCGCCGCGTTCGACCAGAGCGTGGAGCAGTCGAAAGAGCTCTTCATCGGCATGCTCGGCCATGATCTCCGCACGCCGCTTGGCGCGATCCTGACATCTGCGCTGTTCATGCTGGAGAGTGGCAGCCTCCAACCGACCCAGCGCGACCTGACCGCACGCATTGTCGAGGCTGCGCGGCGCACCACGCGGATGGTGGGCGACCTCCTGGACTTCACCCGCAGCCGGCTCGGTGACGGCATCCCGGTTGCCCGCGAGGAAGTGGACCTCGAGGACCTCGTCCTCAAGGTCGTCGACGAGGTCGTCTCTTCCGGACCAGACTCGCAGATCCGGGTCCGGTGCACCGGTGATCTGCAGGGCGAATGGGACGCTGCCCGCCTGCGCCAGGCGCTCACCAATATCGTGGTGAACGCGGTCCAGCACGGCGAAGCGGGACAACCGATCGCGGTCGAGGCCCGGGGCGAGGCGGAGATCGTGTCCGTGGCAGTGCACAACAAGGGCGCAGTGATCCCGGGCGATCAGCTCGACGGCATCTTCAACCCGCTGAAGGACCGACGCTTCCCCGGACGCAGGTCCGCACCGCGAGGTCCAACCGACAGCCTCGGGCTCGGCCTGTACATCGCCGAACGTATCGTCAGCGCGCACGGCGGTTACATCGAGGTCGAGTCCGGCCCGGACACCGGGACGACCTTCACCGTGAACGTACCTCGCGCCGAACAGAGCGCCATGCGCGCCTGA
- a CDS encoding DUF3037 domain-containing protein, with amino-acid sequence MSARPDAGAGQDTASRVAYHFAVLRVVPHVRKGEFVNVGVVLHARTAEYLGIRIITDAARLRELVPDVDIELLVEYLRCYEGIVRGDPAAGRIALLPPSERFHWMTAPRSDVLQPSPVHSGLTDDPASAVDELYGAFVEPRLERNT; translated from the coding sequence ATGAGTGCGCGCCCGGACGCGGGCGCGGGGCAGGACACCGCCTCGCGCGTCGCGTACCACTTCGCGGTGTTGCGCGTCGTGCCGCACGTCCGAAAGGGCGAGTTCGTGAACGTGGGCGTGGTGCTGCACGCCCGGACGGCCGAGTACCTCGGCATTCGCATCATCACCGACGCAGCACGGCTGCGCGAGCTCGTGCCGGACGTCGATATCGAGCTGCTCGTCGAATACCTGCGCTGCTACGAGGGCATCGTCCGGGGAGATCCCGCAGCGGGCAGGATCGCACTGCTTCCCCCGTCCGAACGGTTCCACTGGATGACGGCGCCTCGCTCCGATGTGCTGCAGCCCTCGCCCGTGCACAGCGGTCTGACCGATGATCCGGCCTCCGCTGTCGACGAGCTGTATGGCGCGTTCGTGGAGCCCCGCCTGGAACGCAATACCTGA
- a CDS encoding WYL domain-containing protein, with protein sequence MRADLQLERLLYVLPAAAREEGARIEDLARALDVEPSQVLRDLEAAMTRAYYHPAGTVDPFTIMIEGDVVRVHAPREFQRPVRLNEREALALGLGLRSLAAESDSPRRAEIMALATRLESDLAAPRDLAAHGDAAAPSDAASAEVARRHSAFDDLLETDVEARKGTGVHEVEYEPDIVLAFGDDGLRGIIADAIEQHRTLRLTYLKPGDGAGTERRVAPYRLVFAEGTWYLAAHDLDRDDFRFFRLDRMLDAAIEDQPADPLPDVDLRALLQDGIAYHSRDDVQVTVRYSGTIARWIAEQRAAEQGEDGSVCVTHNVADRDWFIRHVLQYGGAATVEAPAEARRWVSAAARRLAEM encoded by the coding sequence ATGCGCGCTGACCTGCAGCTCGAGCGGCTGCTGTACGTGCTGCCGGCCGCCGCGCGTGAGGAGGGCGCCCGGATCGAGGATCTCGCACGGGCACTCGATGTGGAGCCGAGCCAGGTGCTGCGGGATCTGGAGGCCGCCATGACGCGAGCGTACTACCATCCCGCGGGGACCGTCGACCCGTTCACGATCATGATCGAGGGCGACGTCGTGCGGGTGCACGCACCACGCGAGTTCCAGCGGCCGGTTCGGCTCAACGAGCGCGAGGCGCTCGCGCTCGGGCTGGGGCTGCGCTCACTTGCAGCCGAGTCTGACTCGCCGCGACGTGCAGAGATCATGGCTCTTGCCACGCGGCTGGAGTCCGACCTGGCAGCGCCGCGCGACCTGGCCGCGCACGGTGACGCCGCAGCTCCGTCCGATGCCGCGTCCGCCGAGGTCGCGCGCAGGCACAGCGCATTCGACGACCTGCTCGAAACCGACGTCGAGGCGCGCAAAGGTACAGGCGTGCACGAGGTCGAGTACGAGCCGGACATCGTGCTTGCGTTCGGCGACGACGGCCTCCGCGGGATCATCGCGGATGCGATCGAGCAGCATCGCACGCTCCGCCTGACCTATCTCAAGCCGGGTGATGGCGCCGGCACGGAGCGGCGCGTCGCCCCGTACCGCCTCGTCTTTGCGGAAGGGACGTGGTACCTCGCCGCGCACGACCTCGACCGGGACGATTTCCGCTTCTTCCGGCTCGACAGGATGCTGGATGCGGCGATCGAGGATCAGCCCGCCGATCCGTTGCCGGACGTCGATCTGCGTGCACTGCTGCAGGACGGCATCGCGTACCATTCCCGCGACGACGTGCAGGTGACGGTGCGCTATTCCGGTACCATTGCTCGCTGGATCGCCGAGCAGCGCGCGGCGGAGCAGGGAGAGGACGGCAGTGTTTGTGTGACGCACAACGTGGCCGATCGCGACTGGTTCATCCGCCACGTACTGCAGTACGGCGGCGCCGCGACGGTGGAAGCGCCAGCCGAGGCGCGCCGCTGGGTGAGTGCTGCGGCGCGCCGGCTGGCGGAGATGTGA
- a CDS encoding SDR family NAD(P)-dependent oxidoreductase → MTTGTMPREGGAVRPLANVRVFVAGGTGNVGRELVSALIAAGATTAVSSRSAAKLAALRAHVGGSTSEAAAERLVTIDGDVADTADSSRVLSVALERLGGLEAAVASLGTFVPTESLLAAATTDLRRVLDSYVLAHHTVARTLIPALQEQAGSYVIINGMLGHGYMFPGAALVSVAGAAQAHWARLLMMELEQTNVRANEVVVYSSFGRPDDDERNRGRVGKSDVTGFVVQLLSAAGAAVRGRSLHLKSGDVMQVLGAAAGSAMGGDPDDGRQVRRQP, encoded by the coding sequence ATGACGACAGGCACGATGCCGCGTGAGGGCGGCGCAGTGCGGCCCCTCGCGAACGTGCGCGTCTTCGTGGCAGGCGGCACCGGCAACGTGGGGCGCGAGCTGGTCAGTGCGCTGATTGCAGCGGGCGCAACCACGGCCGTGTCGTCGCGGTCGGCGGCGAAGCTGGCAGCGTTGCGGGCACACGTCGGGGGCTCGACGAGCGAGGCGGCAGCGGAGCGCCTGGTCACGATCGATGGCGACGTCGCCGACACAGCCGATTCCTCGCGCGTGCTGTCGGTGGCGCTGGAACGCCTGGGCGGCCTGGAGGCCGCGGTGGCGAGTCTCGGCACCTTCGTACCGACGGAATCTCTGCTTGCTGCCGCCACGACCGACCTCCGGCGTGTCCTCGACAGCTATGTCCTCGCGCACCACACGGTTGCGCGCACGCTGATTCCTGCGCTGCAAGAGCAGGCCGGCAGCTACGTCATCATCAATGGCATGCTCGGTCATGGCTACATGTTCCCGGGCGCGGCACTCGTGTCGGTGGCGGGTGCGGCGCAGGCGCACTGGGCGCGGCTCCTGATGATGGAGCTGGAGCAGACGAACGTGCGTGCCAACGAGGTCGTCGTGTATTCGAGCTTCGGCCGGCCGGACGACGACGAGCGCAACCGGGGCCGTGTCGGGAAGTCGGATGTGACCGGCTTCGTGGTGCAGCTTCTCTCGGCGGCTGGCGCCGCCGTCCGGGGACGATCACTCCATCTCAAGAGCGGGGACGTGATGCAGGTGCTGGGCGCTGCGGCGGGGTCCGCCATGGGGGGCGATCCGGATGACGGACGGCAGGTGCGCCGACAACCGTAG
- a CDS encoding MarR family transcriptional regulator translates to MTAATSRNRRARPLHQQAFGAMLLTADALRRALGQVLEPHGLTSQQYNVLRILRGARPDSLPTMEIAARMLEQTPGITRLLDRLETKGLVSRERRTDDRRQVLCSITPLGLELLAGLDEPVDRADEALLGVLKDAELRTLIGYLERIREQAT, encoded by the coding sequence ATGACTGCCGCCACCAGCCGGAACCGACGCGCACGACCGCTGCACCAGCAGGCGTTCGGCGCCATGCTCCTGACCGCCGACGCCCTGCGCCGCGCGCTCGGGCAGGTGCTGGAGCCGCACGGGCTGACGTCGCAGCAGTACAACGTACTGCGCATCCTGCGGGGTGCGCGCCCCGATTCCCTGCCGACCATGGAGATCGCGGCGCGCATGCTGGAGCAGACGCCGGGCATCACCCGCCTCCTCGATCGGCTCGAGACAAAGGGGCTCGTGAGCCGTGAGCGGCGCACGGACGACCGTCGCCAGGTGCTCTGTTCCATCACGCCGCTCGGCCTCGAGCTGCTCGCCGGGCTCGATGAGCCCGTGGACCGGGCGGACGAGGCGCTGCTGGGTGTGCTGAAGGATGCAGAGCTGCGGACACTGATCGGCTACCTGGAGCGGATCCGGGAGCAGGCAACCTGA